A genome region from endosymbiont of Acanthamoeba sp. UWC8 includes the following:
- a CDS encoding glycine--tRNA ligase subunit alpha has translation MYFQDLIFELQKYWADKGCVILQPYDMEVGAGTSHPATTLRCLGSKPWNVAYVQPCRRPSDGRYGENPNRVQHYYQYQVILKPSPDNIQELCLESLYRIGIDPKKHDLRFVEDDWENPTLGAWGLGWEVWCDGMEVFQFTYMQQIGGIECKPIPGELTYGLERLAMFIQGVDSIFDITWNDRGVKYKDIFLANEADYSSYNFKYADTELLMRHFTDHEQECKNLLSHKLIQPAYDQCLKAGHIFNLLDARGVISVTERTSYISRIRNLVRECCRMWIEKDSNN, from the coding sequence ATGTATTTCCAAGATTTAATTTTTGAACTTCAAAAATATTGGGCTGATAAAGGCTGTGTAATTTTACAACCTTATGATATGGAAGTGGGAGCGGGAACTTCACACCCTGCAACCACTCTAAGATGCTTAGGCTCCAAACCCTGGAATGTTGCCTATGTTCAACCTTGCAGGCGCCCTTCCGACGGCAGATATGGAGAAAACCCTAATCGAGTACAGCATTATTATCAATATCAGGTAATCCTTAAACCCTCTCCTGATAATATTCAGGAACTATGCTTAGAGAGCTTATATAGGATCGGTATTGATCCTAAAAAACATGATCTAAGATTTGTCGAGGATGACTGGGAAAACCCTACCTTAGGTGCATGGGGTTTAGGATGGGAAGTGTGGTGTGACGGCATGGAAGTATTTCAATTTACCTATATGCAACAAATTGGCGGAATTGAATGTAAACCTATCCCGGGAGAACTCACCTACGGCTTGGAAAGGCTTGCTATGTTCATTCAAGGTGTAGACAGTATTTTTGATATTACCTGGAATGACAGGGGCGTTAAGTATAAAGATATATTTCTAGCCAATGAGGCTGATTATTCAAGCTATAATTTTAAATATGCCGATACTGAATTATTAATGCGCCATTTTACGGATCATGAGCAGGAGTGTAAAAATCTATTATCTCATAAACTTATTCAACCCGCTTATGATCAGTGCTTGAAAGCCGGCCACATATTTAATTTACTTGATGCCCGCGGGGTTATCAGTGTTACCGAGAGAACTTCTTATATCTCAAGAATAAGAAATTTAGTTCGCGAATGTTGCCGTATGTGGATTGAGAAGGATTCAAATAACTAG
- a CDS encoding glycosyltransferase family 4 protein: MKIILFSNADWHFVAHLMPIALAAKEKGYDIKVITCVNEHGEEIKKQGLELFPINLERFGLNIFKELKIIFQLIAVYRKEKPDIAQHFGIKPILYGSIAAIFNKVPKVINTFLGMGFVFISDKLWVKAIRVVFTNLLKLFMLKQNSIIIVQNKDDKELLLKENIAKPAQIFAQCSVGIDLKNFLPLSEPNGKPVFALMARMILDKGIAEFAAAAEIINNKGLEAEFWLVGAPDPDNSRSVTEYQLREWEDKKIIKWLGFQSNIKTIWEKAHVAVLPSYREGLSRSLLEAAALGRALITTDAPGCRELVEDGINGLLVKVRDADSLAEAIEKLIVDNQLRTSLALKARETVVRDYSEEVIVKRMLKFYN; encoded by the coding sequence ATGAAAATAATTCTTTTTAGTAACGCGGATTGGCACTTTGTTGCCCATCTTATGCCGATTGCACTTGCGGCAAAGGAAAAAGGTTATGATATAAAAGTTATAACTTGCGTAAATGAGCACGGGGAGGAAATTAAAAAACAGGGTTTGGAGCTGTTCCCTATCAACTTGGAACGTTTTGGTTTAAATATATTTAAGGAATTGAAAATTATTTTTCAATTAATAGCAGTATATAGGAAAGAGAAGCCTGATATTGCGCAACATTTCGGGATTAAGCCTATATTGTACGGCAGCATTGCAGCAATATTCAATAAAGTCCCTAAAGTTATTAATACCTTTTTAGGCATGGGCTTTGTGTTTATCAGTGATAAATTATGGGTAAAAGCCATCAGAGTAGTTTTCACTAATTTACTTAAGCTGTTCATGCTTAAACAAAACAGCATAATCATTGTGCAAAATAAAGATGATAAGGAACTGCTTTTAAAAGAAAATATTGCTAAGCCGGCACAAATTTTTGCACAGTGTTCGGTAGGAATAGACTTGAAAAATTTCCTACCCCTATCCGAACCGAACGGCAAGCCTGTTTTTGCACTAATGGCAAGAATGATTCTTGATAAAGGGATAGCTGAGTTTGCGGCAGCAGCTGAGATTATCAATAATAAAGGATTGGAAGCGGAGTTCTGGCTGGTCGGAGCTCCTGATCCCGATAACTCGAGGTCAGTTACTGAATATCAACTAAGAGAATGGGAAGATAAAAAGATAATTAAATGGCTGGGTTTCCAAAGTAATATAAAAACTATTTGGGAAAAAGCACATGTTGCCGTGCTTCCTTCCTATAGAGAAGGCTTAAGCAGAAGCCTGCTTGAAGCTGCTGCTCTCGGTAGAGCGCTTATCACCACCGATGCCCCCGGCTGCCGAGAACTGGTTGAAGATGGTATAAATGGCTTATTGGTTAAAGTGAGAGATGCTGATTCACTGGCTGAAGCAATAGAAAAACTAATCGTGGACAATCAATTACGTACCTCACTTGCCTTAAAAGCCAGAGAAACTGTAGTTAGAGATTATAGCGAGGAAGTCATAGTTAAGCGTATGCTTAAGTTTTATAATTAA
- a CDS encoding FlgK family flagellar hook-associated protein, giving the protein MSAIASSLTGIELNKKKLEITSSNVVNVDTEGYGQRSIIQNSVVTAGNIQGVSIKGITTKTDRLLEQTLLQKTSEANYTETKKRYFESMNQVFGTPGEGNSLDSFITQAFKELDTLSGNLNIATQKVITVDSLSNAAEKISSLARSLEDLRYQADTELSSITLGLNAELKTAYALSQETTAFPEGSIEHVESAEKLKASVLKLSEYFELKQYPDKLGRLNLYTPTGINLLGTQHAYQAKYTPASSADDFIEQRPLNSFFITAVDDFGNDLNLDIVVTPPGISGQTHYELSPGKVAGLLDMRDVEIPRALNQLDQLAKKLKDEFNKVHNTGTGYPPATTLTATKLTARDETLQFSGSVRIAVVGDDGLPLPNPSTPALTLDLSKLDTGSGAGRPNMEGIINEINYHFNQRFTGDNSVKLGRLNDIKLAAVSDSITPGAGTTFDLELSNFSGKDTKINITSATAVDNMGVNILSSFNNAVSTITSGSMQRTGTTGSSIILNNTAAPLEYPYTISLDCQVTDETSTYTSTLTFQINNPSPDPLNGIINKRFSANSVSGQATLVQPAVNGGVLSATIVDDQGNSIPSNSIQPGRLNISTLQGNYRLVIDQLDSKYLGNPTNNTPATNDGFNTLFGLNDLFVRNDAPKNWGNLKNSAVYLEVRSEIQADPNLLSTGKLRQTHSNYADSPIYTYEVTSGDKDTLTNLIHIGNQKFLFANTSGLPATTVTFSSYATEILSFNSVSTKLISEEAGRNELFREALQDKLDSIRGVDLNAELTNLILYQQNFTASAKIIQTAREFFDTLISSF; this is encoded by the coding sequence ATGTCTGCAATTGCTTCGTCACTCACCGGTATAGAACTAAATAAGAAAAAGCTGGAAATAACCAGTTCTAACGTAGTAAATGTTGATACGGAAGGTTACGGTCAGCGCTCGATCATACAGAATTCAGTAGTTACTGCCGGCAATATTCAAGGAGTTTCAATTAAAGGTATAACTACCAAAACCGATAGGCTTCTTGAACAAACATTACTGCAAAAAACTTCCGAAGCAAACTATACGGAAACTAAAAAACGTTATTTTGAATCTATGAACCAGGTTTTCGGAACACCGGGTGAAGGTAATAGTCTGGATTCTTTTATTACCCAAGCTTTTAAAGAGCTTGATACTCTTTCGGGTAACCTTAATATTGCAACCCAAAAAGTAATCACGGTTGATAGTCTAAGCAATGCTGCAGAGAAAATTTCTTCTCTGGCAAGAAGCCTAGAAGATTTAAGGTATCAAGCTGATACGGAACTAAGCAGCATTACTTTAGGACTAAATGCTGAACTAAAAACCGCCTACGCATTAAGCCAAGAAACCACTGCTTTTCCCGAAGGCAGCATAGAGCATGTTGAAAGTGCAGAAAAACTAAAAGCCAGCGTTCTGAAGCTTTCAGAATATTTTGAATTAAAACAATATCCCGATAAACTCGGCCGCCTAAACCTTTATACTCCGACCGGGATTAATCTACTCGGTACACAGCATGCTTACCAGGCGAAATACACTCCCGCTTCATCAGCAGATGACTTCATTGAGCAACGTCCGCTAAACAGCTTCTTTATTACCGCAGTGGATGATTTCGGTAATGATTTGAATTTGGATATTGTTGTTACTCCTCCCGGGATCAGCGGACAAACCCATTATGAATTATCCCCCGGTAAAGTAGCCGGTTTACTTGATATGCGTGATGTTGAGATTCCAAGAGCATTAAATCAATTAGATCAACTGGCAAAAAAATTAAAAGATGAGTTTAATAAAGTTCATAACACCGGGACAGGCTATCCGCCTGCGACTACGCTTACTGCAACTAAACTTACCGCCCGCGATGAAACTTTGCAATTCAGCGGATCCGTAAGGATTGCGGTTGTCGGCGATGACGGGCTTCCTTTACCTAACCCGAGTACTCCAGCATTAACTCTTGATCTTTCTAAATTAGATACCGGAAGCGGTGCAGGACGACCTAATATGGAAGGTATTATAAATGAAATCAATTATCATTTTAATCAAAGGTTTACCGGGGACAATAGCGTTAAATTAGGAAGATTAAATGATATAAAATTAGCAGCGGTAAGTGACTCAATAACTCCGGGCGCTGGTACAACATTTGATCTGGAACTATCCAATTTCTCAGGCAAAGATACGAAAATTAATATAACTTCAGCAACAGCCGTAGATAATATGGGGGTAAATATACTATCATCCTTTAACAATGCAGTATCAACTATTACTAGTGGCAGCATGCAAAGAACAGGGACTACAGGTTCTTCCATTATTTTAAATAATACAGCCGCTCCGCTGGAATATCCTTATACAATTTCCCTGGATTGCCAAGTAACTGATGAGACCTCAACTTATACCTCAACACTTACCTTCCAAATAAATAATCCGTCTCCAGATCCTTTGAACGGAATCATAAATAAGCGCTTTAGCGCGAACAGCGTAAGCGGCCAGGCAACTTTAGTTCAACCGGCGGTAAACGGCGGAGTATTAAGTGCAACTATTGTTGATGACCAGGGGAATAGTATACCGTCTAACAGCATACAGCCCGGAAGATTAAATATCTCAACCTTACAAGGTAATTATCGCTTAGTAATAGACCAGCTTGATAGCAAATATTTAGGTAATCCGACTAATAACACTCCGGCGACTAATGACGGGTTTAATACCTTATTCGGCTTAAATGATTTATTTGTGCGTAATGATGCACCGAAAAACTGGGGCAACTTAAAAAACTCCGCGGTATATTTGGAGGTAAGAAGTGAAATTCAAGCTGACCCGAACTTGCTTTCTACCGGTAAGCTTAGACAGACACACTCAAATTATGCTGATTCCCCGATTTATACTTATGAAGTTACTTCAGGAGATAAAGATACGTTAACTAATTTAATTCATATTGGTAATCAAAAATTTTTATTTGCCAATACTTCCGGGCTTCCGGCAACAACTGTAACATTTTCAAGCTATGCTACTGAAATACTGTCGTTCAACTCGGTTTCAACCAAGCTGATCTCAGAGGAAGCGGGTAGGAATGAGCTGTTTAGAGAAGCATTACAGGATAAATTGGATTCAATTAGAGGAGTAGATTTAAACGCGGAGCTAACCAACCTGATATTATACCAACAAAACTTTACCGCCTCAGCTAAAATCATCCAAACCGCAAGGGAATTTTTCGATACTTTAATTTCAAGTTTTTAA
- the fliW gene encoding flagellar assembly protein FliW, whose product MISHTIKYELRKDPFVTIINQFGEIEINLENQIIFPHGMIGMPDCKHFCLANINVEKFKYFKLLQGVVDTKLSFLTLPILIHNKFIDSSDLEKACSVLGIKVEDVAILLIASTKITDQGKKIIVNARAPIFIDSTAKTAIQYVIPETKYNIQHIID is encoded by the coding sequence ATGATTAGTCATACTATAAAATACGAACTTAGAAAAGATCCGTTTGTCACAATCATCAATCAATTCGGTGAAATTGAAATTAATCTTGAGAATCAGATTATATTCCCTCATGGGATGATCGGAATGCCTGATTGCAAACACTTTTGCCTTGCTAATATAAATGTTGAAAAATTTAAGTATTTTAAGCTGCTGCAAGGAGTAGTGGACACTAAACTTTCATTTCTTACTTTACCCATCCTGATACATAATAAATTTATTGATTCCTCCGATCTTGAGAAGGCATGCAGTGTATTGGGAATAAAGGTAGAAGATGTTGCAATTCTTCTTATTGCTTCAACTAAAATAACCGATCAGGGGAAAAAAATCATTGTTAATGCTCGCGCACCGATATTTATTGATTCAACTGCAAAAACTGCTATTCAATACGTAATTCCTGAAACTAAGTATAATATACAACATATTATTGATTAA
- a CDS encoding ankyrin repeat domain-containing protein, with protein MSELELYNKSQEEITSYLAEQKLDKEEFSLLLKTAFNYKSENLLTALLEYHKANNLDLYWIYIDCSLHEIKNYLEAFNKYFEADEFLAFVLDYIITSGEEEVDKQKRSIQKELVKAALDRGAKLKYITDSIYLVFENLHNSSELFLNSDPDIFLKLVLQSYVGDKASEITQKELVKAAFNRGAKLENIIDSIRYINLKNLYNYSELFLTHTTVDKFLALILRVNTEDINSVDKEHTIDEELYAKQKELVKLALENGAKPEAIEIGGIPLESVLSLKEVMINRGEKYFSAEVFLKFALQAYVKIEENTTVIPEYLQKLRQDLVEFAFEQGADLKNMKLNDLIESFLTVDTAKLLLDHGLNPHALLLDQNIICTDTHNNLIKLALDQGIKIIPLELVITLSSDTPLETIQLLIKNATVKVDEKITFKSMYDEYIKLGSQFKEYLDELINNIGSSGISKLLAYSGSLLHIMVKSGSKENLDYILDNFEVNLNVLNDKNQTPLFYATTSKIADLLISHGADLSIKDIEGNIWFGNPSLELIKYLSEKNYILPILENDKILKDHFIKGNYEHAYKLFSYGMALNPTPLKDVVDAIEVGLESSVENNKYQALLNLMHKAGIKIPSKFEHMIHTFHDDFTKNDFGFLDGFTHKLAAYYLSKSEQDLKHQLAGECPMLKLDLANRSFLGKELSYSTFADFKALCAGSVLLNKIDNDFDIYYQLVGKALNRLDEDFSLEVLTLNGLVPKPIEEEIAIFRGLKFNVDSEDIKSWFKYGIKAFSIGENQKFLGFYVNQPWNEVDEGRWEFGGTYVSLEPNMSASFAAGMTAENTSQDSVFIEMRISKNSPQVCGSHTHEHELIFNGIKGEEVVAVYKLDVEELNYNKKFKVISVEKNPYISDDVKPKYQVGDYIEVDQEAVSKYKSLECPAEHTADMKSILYKDYDNFINKYTQDQYSEDQNTLLSTYFTDRVHYGNYTIKALFGFDGFEYNTCDPEYLCC; from the coding sequence ATGTCGGAATTAGAGCTTTATAATAAATCTCAAGAAGAAATCACCAGCTATCTTGCTGAACAAAAGCTTGATAAGGAAGAGTTTTCATTATTATTGAAGACTGCTTTCAATTATAAATCAGAGAATTTACTAACGGCACTATTAGAGTATCATAAAGCTAATAATTTAGATTTATACTGGATATACATCGATTGCTCATTACATGAAATAAAAAACTACTTGGAAGCTTTCAACAAATATTTTGAAGCAGATGAATTTTTAGCTTTTGTGCTGGATTATATTATTACTTCAGGTGAGGAAGAAGTTGATAAACAGAAAAGAAGTATTCAGAAAGAATTAGTTAAAGCTGCCCTTGATAGAGGAGCTAAACTTAAATATATTACTGACTCAATTTATCTGGTTTTTGAAAATTTACACAATAGCTCGGAATTATTCCTAAATTCCGATCCGGATATATTTTTGAAATTAGTTTTACAGAGTTATGTAGGTGATAAAGCATCAGAAATTACTCAGAAAGAATTAGTTAAAGCTGCTTTTAATAGAGGAGCTAAACTTGAAAATATTATTGATTCTATACGCTATATTAATTTGAAAAACTTGTATAATTATTCGGAATTATTTTTAACTCATACAACAGTTGACAAATTTTTAGCTTTAATCTTAAGAGTTAATACGGAAGATATTAACTCTGTTGATAAAGAGCACACCATAGATGAAGAGTTATACGCTAAGCAGAAGGAGTTGGTTAAATTAGCTTTGGAAAATGGAGCTAAGCCGGAAGCTATAGAAATAGGTGGGATTCCTTTGGAATCAGTTTTATCATTAAAAGAAGTTATGATTAACCGAGGAGAAAAATATTTTTCCGCTGAAGTATTTTTAAAATTTGCTTTACAGGCTTATGTTAAAATAGAGGAGAATACAACTGTAATCCCTGAGTACCTTCAAAAATTACGGCAAGACCTTGTTGAGTTTGCGTTTGAGCAGGGAGCCGACCTAAAAAACATGAAGCTTAATGACTTGATCGAATCATTTTTAACGGTTGACACTGCCAAGTTACTGCTTGATCACGGCTTGAATCCGCATGCACTGCTTTTAGATCAAAATATCATTTGTACAGATACGCATAATAATCTCATTAAGCTTGCTTTAGATCAGGGAATAAAAATTATTCCCTTAGAGCTGGTTATTACCTTATCATCCGATACTCCGTTAGAGACTATTCAACTACTTATTAAAAACGCCACTGTTAAAGTAGATGAGAAAATAACTTTTAAATCTATGTATGATGAATACATTAAATTAGGCTCGCAATTTAAAGAATACCTTGATGAGCTTATTAACAATATCGGCAGCTCGGGGATAAGCAAATTATTAGCTTACAGCGGTTCATTACTGCACATTATGGTTAAAAGCGGTTCAAAAGAAAATTTGGATTATATATTAGATAATTTTGAAGTTAACTTAAACGTACTAAATGACAAAAACCAGACACCTTTATTTTATGCTACTACTTCCAAGATTGCCGATCTCCTGATCAGTCATGGTGCAGACTTATCAATCAAAGATATAGAGGGGAATATTTGGTTCGGAAATCCAAGCCTAGAGCTTATTAAATATTTAAGTGAGAAAAATTATATTTTACCTATTTTAGAAAATGATAAAATATTAAAAGATCACTTTATTAAAGGTAACTATGAACATGCCTATAAGTTATTTAGCTATGGCATGGCTTTAAACCCTACCCCTTTAAAGGATGTAGTTGATGCTATTGAAGTAGGTTTAGAAAGTTCCGTTGAAAATAATAAATATCAGGCTTTACTCAACCTTATGCACAAGGCGGGAATCAAAATACCAAGCAAATTTGAGCACATGATCCATACTTTCCATGATGATTTTACTAAAAACGATTTTGGTTTTTTAGATGGGTTTACTCATAAACTTGCAGCCTACTACTTAAGCAAATCAGAACAGGATTTAAAACATCAATTAGCCGGTGAATGCCCTATGTTAAAACTGGATTTAGCAAACCGGTCATTTTTAGGTAAAGAGTTAAGTTATTCTACTTTTGCAGATTTTAAAGCATTATGTGCAGGTAGTGTGCTTCTGAATAAAATAGATAATGATTTTGATATTTATTATCAACTAGTCGGAAAAGCACTAAACAGACTTGATGAAGATTTTAGCTTAGAGGTGCTAACTTTAAACGGCTTAGTCCCAAAGCCGATAGAAGAAGAGATTGCTATATTCAGAGGGTTAAAATTTAATGTTGATAGCGAAGATATAAAATCATGGTTTAAATACGGGATCAAAGCTTTTTCTATTGGAGAAAACCAAAAGTTCTTAGGTTTTTACGTTAACCAGCCTTGGAATGAAGTTGACGAAGGAAGATGGGAGTTCGGCGGTACGTATGTCTCGTTAGAACCGAATATGTCAGCAAGCTTTGCCGCCGGTATGACGGCAGAAAACACAAGCCAAGATAGCGTATTTATTGAGATGCGAATTTCAAAAAATTCTCCTCAAGTATGCGGTAGCCATACCCACGAGCATGAGTTAATTTTTAACGGCATTAAGGGTGAAGAAGTTGTAGCGGTATATAAGCTTGATGTTGAAGAGCTTAACTATAATAAGAAATTTAAAGTAATCTCAGTGGAAAAGAATCCTTATATATCTGATGATGTAAAGCCAAAGTACCAGGTCGGGGACTACATTGAAGTTGATCAGGAAGCCGTATCAAAATATAAAAGTCTCGAGTGCCCCGCCGAGCATACTGCTGATATGAAATCTATACTTTATAAAGATTATGATAATTTTATAAATAAATATACTCAGGATCAATATTCAGAAGACCAAAATACGTTACTATCAACTTATTTTACTGATAGAGTACATTATGGGAATTATACAATAAAAGCCTTGTTCGGGTTTGATGGGTTTGAATATAATACATGTGACCCTGAATATTTATGTTGTTAG
- a CDS encoding NAD-dependent epimerase/dehydratase family protein has protein sequence MKYLVTGGAGFIGSHLTEQLLENGHEVTVLDNLSYGKKENLPHKCEFIYGDILDKTVLKKAFKGVDGCFHLAAVASVQQSVKDWVNTHRVNLTGTINIFEEAEKQNIPVVYASSAAVYGNISKSFLTEDLLPQPISGYAADKYACELQAKAFGAIFALPTFGLRFFNVYGSRQLPDSSYSGVISIFLSRIRNKQPLTIFGDGNQTRDFIFVKDVVNFIIAAMQNVSAHAPVTNVCTGKGTTVNELAQKLFSILGKVNIEYLPAKKGDALISVGSPVKAEQILKIKALVPLGKGLNELVVSVV, from the coding sequence GTGAAGTATCTAGTGACCGGAGGGGCAGGGTTTATCGGTTCTCATCTTACGGAGCAACTTCTTGAGAACGGGCATGAAGTCACTGTTTTAGATAATTTATCTTATGGTAAGAAAGAAAATTTACCGCATAAATGTGAATTTATTTACGGTGATATTTTAGATAAAACCGTTCTTAAGAAAGCTTTTAAGGGAGTCGACGGTTGCTTCCATTTAGCTGCCGTTGCCTCGGTGCAGCAATCGGTAAAAGACTGGGTTAACACCCATAGAGTTAATTTAACCGGCACCATTAATATATTTGAAGAAGCTGAAAAACAAAATATTCCGGTGGTTTATGCCTCGTCAGCTGCCGTATATGGAAATATTTCCAAGTCTTTTTTAACGGAAGACCTTCTCCCGCAGCCTATTTCAGGTTATGCTGCGGATAAGTATGCTTGCGAGCTGCAAGCTAAGGCGTTCGGTGCAATTTTTGCCCTTCCTACTTTCGGTCTAAGGTTTTTTAACGTATACGGGTCACGCCAACTCCCTGATTCATCTTACTCAGGAGTAATCTCTATCTTCCTAAGCAGAATAAGAAATAAGCAACCACTTACTATTTTCGGTGACGGTAACCAAACGAGGGATTTTATTTTTGTAAAAGATGTAGTGAATTTTATCATTGCAGCCATGCAGAATGTCTCGGCTCACGCTCCGGTAACTAATGTTTGCACCGGTAAAGGAACCACAGTAAATGAATTAGCACAAAAGCTTTTTTCCATATTAGGTAAAGTAAATATTGAATATTTACCGGCTAAGAAAGGAGATGCGCTAATCTCAGTCGGTTCTCCCGTTAAGGCGGAACAAATATTAAAAATTAAGGCTCTGGTTCCGTTGGGAAAAGGTTTAAATGAGCTGGTTGTTTCGGTAGTGTAA